A part of Bacillus paramycoides genomic DNA contains:
- a CDS encoding MerR family transcriptional regulator, translating into MEYGYFAQEVAKQLDINTNTLRRWSIELEKMEYIFERNERNQRIYYENDIDILKQMKEYLNQNWKLEEAATRSIDIVEENAQKTDSVQEEIDTEVTLQKRSQTDISIIQDKFSYMFNQQEKIVQQNQDIINLLLQERSEKEEKDLQIQLLQEKLDKTIQLLNEDRQEQLDNTKKTFIQRLFNRN; encoded by the coding sequence TTGGAATATGGATATTTTGCACAAGAAGTAGCAAAGCAACTAGATATTAATACTAATACACTTCGTAGATGGTCAATTGAACTAGAGAAAATGGAGTACATATTTGAAAGAAATGAACGTAACCAACGAATTTATTATGAAAATGATATAGATATTTTAAAACAAATGAAGGAATACCTAAATCAAAACTGGAAATTAGAAGAGGCCGCTACGCGAAGCATTGATATAGTTGAAGAAAACGCACAAAAAACGGATAGCGTTCAGGAAGAAATTGATACTGAAGTAACACTTCAAAAACGTTCACAGACGGATATTTCAATAATTCAAGATAAGTTTTCTTATATGTTTAACCAACAAGAAAAAATTGTACAACAAAACCAAGATATTATTAATTTATTATTACAAGAAAGATCAGAAAAAGAAGAAAAAGATTTGCAAATTCAATTACTACAAGAAAAACTAGATAAAACAATTCAATTGCTAAATGAAGATCGACAAGAACAACTGGATAACACCAAGAAAACGTTCATTCAACGTTTGTTTAATCGAAACTAA